TTCGCCACAAGGACAATGAGCGTGTCCATCAGCAGGATCCCCTGGAGCAAGGGGAGATCGCGGACCTGAAGGGCCTCAAAGGTGAGCATACCGATACCCGGCCAGGAGAAGATCGTCTCGACGAAGATACTCCCGGTGAGCATCCCGGCACACTGGAGGGCGACCTTCGTCACCATCGGGAGCATGGCGTTCTTCAGGGCGTGCCGCCGGAGGATCGTCATATCATCGAGGCCCTTCGCCCGGGCCGTGACGATGTAGTCTTCGCCGGCCGTCATGAGCATCGAGTTCCGCATCAGGTAGTATGTCCCGGTCACCGAGAAGAGGAAGAGCGTGAAGATCGGCAGGGCAGCGTGGTCCATCACATCGAGGGGGTCGATCCCGGTGTCGAGGGCGCTGATGCTCACGTAACCGCCGAGCGGGAAAAGGCCAAGATAAAAGGCGAAGACGAGGAGGATCATGAGAGCGAGCCAGTATGAGGGGATCGCCCGGAGAAAAATCATCCCGTTCAGGAGAGCGACGTCGACCTTTGAACCGCGTTTCCACCCGGAATACGCCCCGATCGCAATGCCTGCGATGATGGAGAGGATTGTCGCCGGAAGGAGGATCACGAGAGTCCAGACCGATTTCTCGCAGATCACGTCCAGAGCCGGCCGACTGTAACTCAGGGAATAACCCCAGTCACCCTGGAGTATCCCGAGAAAATAACTGAAATACTGGTCGATGAGAGGACGGTCCAGGCCGTAAGCGTTGTTGTATGCCAAAACGACTTCAGGCGGCGCGATGACGTAGATCCCTTCCAGGTACCGGGTGATGTAGTCCCCGGGCATGAGATGGAGGAGGGCAAACATGATGGTGACGCTGATGCCGAAGGCCACCGCTGAATACAGGAGCCTTCGCAGAACATATTCCGCTCTCATAGTCGTCGGTCTGACGCAGGTGCATCCCGGGCCGGGAAGTGCAAAAAGAGGGGGAGAGGCCTGATGACCCTTCTCTCGAACCCTCCGGCGTCACGAATCTACCCGTTCACCTCCGTACTTGCCGGCTTGACGTGCGATAAGATGTTGATGTCGCCGCCATCTTCGAGGATCAGCTCATTGAAGCCGGCGAACCGGTCAGAACGGTAGGCGTTGAAGGAATCCATCGAACAGACCGGGATACAGGGAACCTGCTCGGAGAGGATCACCTGGAGCCTGTCTCCGATCGCCTGCCTCTCTGCGGCATCCATGGTATTGCTGAGATCGTCGATCAGCCCGTTGAAGGTAGCATCGTCGAAGTGGTAGTAATTATGGCCGCGCGGACTCTTCTGGAAATTATCCAGGCGGCTGATGTCGTCGTGGAAGAGGCGGGGCATGCCGTCGAAGTGGACAGCGGTCTCCCCGATTCGTTTTTTGTACGTAGAGGAGTCGGACTGGAGGTTCTCGACCGTGATCCGGATGCCGAGTTCGGTCTCCCAGTCTTCCCTCAGGACCAGGAGAATCTTTTCGTCGACCTTGTTGATCGACGCCTTGTCGCCGAGCGGGATAGTGATCGCGACCGGCGCGTTGTCGGGCCCGTACAGGACGTTCTTCCCGTCTTCGGTCTTCAGGGTGAAACCGGCGTCGGCAAGCATCGTCTTTGCCTTGTCCAGGTCGTAGTCATACAGGCCGTTCGTGTCCTCGTTCACCTGGTCGCCTGCAAGGGCGGGGACCAGGAACACCGTGTCGGTCGCGCGAGTCGCAGAACTGTCGATGATACTGCACATCGCGTCCCGGTTCACCGCGTGGCTGAGGGCCTGCCTGAACTCCGTGATGTTCGCCGGATAGACGTCGCAGGTGAAGGCGACCTCGTAGGCCTTCCCCCCCGATGGAATCGTCGTAACTCCGATCCCGGCCTTGTCCTGGAGCGAGCGGGCGGTGGTAGGAGCCAGATCGTAGACGTAGTCGACATCACCGTTCCTCAGGGCGAGGACCCGTGTGTCCTGGGAAGAGTAGAGTTTCCGTACGACCTTATCGACATAGGGTAACGTTCCATGGTAGTCTCTGTATGCCTCC
This portion of the Methanofollis sp. genome encodes:
- a CDS encoding ABC transporter permease, with product MAFGISVTIMFALLHLMPGDYITRYLEGIYVIAPPEVVLAYNNAYGLDRPLIDQYFSYFLGILQGDWGYSLSYSRPALDVICEKSVWTLVILLPATILSIIAGIAIGAYSGWKRGSKVDVALLNGMIFLRAIPSYWLALMILLVFAFYLGLFPLGGYVSISALDTGIDPLDVMDHAALPIFTLFLFSVTGTYYLMRNSMLMTAGEDYIVTARAKGLDDMTILRRHALKNAMLPMVTKVALQCAGMLTGSIFVETIFSWPGIGMLTFEALQVRDLPLLQGILLMDTLIVLVA
- a CDS encoding ABC transporter substrate-binding protein, coding for MTDRRKPGIILLCCAVFFLACCVPASAGVPGDTDGDTFVSEGELATAIQGYLNATYAGGIGGLDRAALSLAAHNTLNIPYGQIVVAVSSTGDLLQPSYIDGKGVPPGSLIYEGLVTRTNDKDHIGWLATSWEPSADGTIWTFHIPEGATWHDGVPVTASDAVFSYYYLKEKGLKNSGVLKHVTSVETLDDTTVVYYCDCCMPLFADVLATGPGVAIFPEHIWGDIEDPAKQSDPKYIGSGPFKYVSSVSGDSYKLEAYRDYHGTLPYVDKVVRKLYSSQDTRVLALRNGDVDYVYDLAPTTARSLQDKAGIGVTTIPSGGKAYEVAFTCDVYPANITEFRQALSHAVNRDAMCSIIDSSATRATDTVFLVPALAGDQVNEDTNGLYDYDLDKAKTMLADAGFTLKTEDGKNVLYGPDNAPVAITIPLGDKASINKVDEKILLVLREDWETELGIRITVENLQSDSSTYKKRIGETAVHFDGMPRLFHDDISRLDNFQKSPRGHNYYHFDDATFNGLIDDLSNTMDAAERQAIGDRLQVILSEQVPCIPVCSMDSFNAYRSDRFAGFNELILEDGGDINILSHVKPASTEVNG